The Mycobacterium seoulense genomic interval GGCCACCCGCAAACAGTTGAGCTTCCTGTTCGGCGGCGTCATCTACGACCTCGGTGGCACGCTGCTCGGACTGCGGCCCGTTGCCACCGACCGTTTCCACGAAGACCGTGCGGGCCTCGACCACATCGCGTTCCGGGTGGGCACCAAGGACGAATTGGATTCCGCGGCAGCGCACCTCGACGAACTGGGCGTCGCCCATGAGCCGGTGAAAGACATCGGACCGTCCTACATCCTGCAGTTCCGCGATCCCGACAACATCGCCCTGGAGCTCACCGCACCGAAATAGGAGGAGACCATGGCCATCAGCTTCAATCACACGATCGTCGCCTCCCGCGACAAACGCGAGTCCGCGGAATTCCTCACCGAATTGTTCGGCCTGCCCAGCCCAAAGCCGTTCGGCCACTTCATGGTTGTTCAACTGGAGCACGGCGCCAACCTCGATTATGCGGACGCTCCCGAGGGCTCGGAGATCCCGCGGCAGCACTACGCCTTCCTGGTTTCCGAGGCGGACTTCGACGCCATCTACGGCAAGATCTCCTCCCGCGGCCTGCCGCACTGGGCCGACCCGGGCGCCAAGCGACCCGGCGAGATCAACAACAATGACGGCGGACGCGGGGTGTACTT includes:
- a CDS encoding VOC family protein, whose protein sequence is MGFTSSSIAHVRLTVTDIERSRQFYESVFGWPVLLEVPDNADGATRKQLSFLFGGVIYDLGGTLLGLRPVATDRFHEDRAGLDHIAFRVGTKDELDSAAAHLDELGVAHEPVKDIGPSYILQFRDPDNIALELTAPK
- a CDS encoding VOC family protein — its product is MAISFNHTIVASRDKRESAEFLTELFGLPSPKPFGHFMVVQLEHGANLDYADAPEGSEIPRQHYAFLVSEADFDAIYGKISSRGLPHWADPGAKRPGEINNNDGGRGVYFRDPSGHAMEILTRPYGSGS